One Aquarana catesbeiana isolate 2022-GZ linkage group LG06, ASM4218655v1, whole genome shotgun sequence genomic region harbors:
- the DECR2 gene encoding peroxisomal 2,4-dienoyl-CoA reductase [(3E)-enoyl-CoA-producing] isoform X2 produces MSDLPGLDKAPEDVESDDCLPAYTHLYSPVLLQGRVAFITGGGSGIGFRIAEIFMRHGCDTVIVSRNLPKLKEAADKLQVATGRKCLAVAGDVRQPQSLVDAVDEALRTFSRIDILVNNAAGNFLCPASNLSFNAFKTVFDIDTMGTFNASKIVFERYFRDNGGVIINITATLSYKGQVLQVHAGSAKAAIDAMTKHLAVEWGPSKVRVNSLAPGPIVGTEGMRRLGGAAAEAAGLWNNIPLQRPGNKTEVAHGALFLASPLASYVTGTTLVMDGGSWMTSPNYLQASLGTAPSHL; encoded by the exons ATGTCTGACCTTCCAGGTTTAGATAAAGCTCCAGAAGATGTGGAGAGTGATGACTGCCTGCCCGCCTACACCCATCTCTACAGCCCAGTTCTCCTTCA GGGCAGGGTGGCCTTTATCACAGGAGGGGGCTCAGGGATTGGATTCCGAATTGCTGAAATATTCATGAG ACATGGCTGTGACACGGTGATTGTTAGCAGAAACCTGCCAAAGCTGAAAGAG gcagctGATAAATTACAAGTGGCAACAGGTCGGAAGTGTCTTGCTGTGGCTGGCGATGTCCGTCAGCCTCAGAGCCTGGTGGACGCTGTGGATGAAGCCTTGAGAACTTTCTCCAGAATAGATATCCTTGTAAACA ATGCAGCTGGGAATTTCCTCTGCCCGGCCAGCAACTTGTCATTCAACGCTTTTAAGACCGTCTTTGATATAGACACAATGGGCACATTCAACGCCAGCAAGATTGTGTTTGAGCGCTACTTCAGA gatAATGGTGGTGTCATTATAAATATCACAGCAACATTGAGTTACAAAGGACAGGTCCTGCAGGTGCATGCTGGCAGTGCTAAGGCCGCCATAG atgccATGACAAAGCACCTGGCAGTGGAGTGGGGTCCAAGTAAAGTGCGGGTGAACAGCTTGGCACCTGGCCCCATTGTTGGCACAGAGGGAATGCGCAGATTGG GTGGAGCAGCCGCAGAAGCAGCCGGCTTATGGAATAATATTCCTCTGCAACGACCAGGCAATAAAACGGAGGTCGCCCATGGAGCCCTCTTTCTGGCCAGCCCTTTGGCATCTTATGTTACTGGAACAACCCTTGTAATGGATGGTGGATCCTGGATGACCTCGCCCAATTACCTTCAAGCATCGCTGGGTACCGCTCCTTCTCACCTTTAG
- the DECR2 gene encoding peroxisomal 2,4-dienoyl-CoA reductase [(3E)-enoyl-CoA-producing] isoform X1, producing MSDLPGLDKAPEDVESDDCLPAYTHLYSPVLLQGRVAFITGGGSGIGFRIAEIFMRHGCDTVIVSRNLPKLKEAADKLQVATGRKCLAVAGDVRQPQSLVDAVDEALRTFSRIDILVNNAAGNFLCPASNLSFNAFKTVFDIDTMGTFNASKIVFERYFRDNGGVIINITATLSYKGQVLQVHAGSAKAAIDAMTKHLAVEWGPSKVRVNSLAPGPIVGTEGMRRLGGAAAEAAGLWNNIPLQRPGNKTEVAHGALFLASPLASYVTGTTLVMDGGSWMTSPNYLQASLDVWTSQTKTSK from the exons ATGTCTGACCTTCCAGGTTTAGATAAAGCTCCAGAAGATGTGGAGAGTGATGACTGCCTGCCCGCCTACACCCATCTCTACAGCCCAGTTCTCCTTCA GGGCAGGGTGGCCTTTATCACAGGAGGGGGCTCAGGGATTGGATTCCGAATTGCTGAAATATTCATGAG ACATGGCTGTGACACGGTGATTGTTAGCAGAAACCTGCCAAAGCTGAAAGAG gcagctGATAAATTACAAGTGGCAACAGGTCGGAAGTGTCTTGCTGTGGCTGGCGATGTCCGTCAGCCTCAGAGCCTGGTGGACGCTGTGGATGAAGCCTTGAGAACTTTCTCCAGAATAGATATCCTTGTAAACA ATGCAGCTGGGAATTTCCTCTGCCCGGCCAGCAACTTGTCATTCAACGCTTTTAAGACCGTCTTTGATATAGACACAATGGGCACATTCAACGCCAGCAAGATTGTGTTTGAGCGCTACTTCAGA gatAATGGTGGTGTCATTATAAATATCACAGCAACATTGAGTTACAAAGGACAGGTCCTGCAGGTGCATGCTGGCAGTGCTAAGGCCGCCATAG atgccATGACAAAGCACCTGGCAGTGGAGTGGGGTCCAAGTAAAGTGCGGGTGAACAGCTTGGCACCTGGCCCCATTGTTGGCACAGAGGGAATGCGCAGATTGG GTGGAGCAGCCGCAGAAGCAGCCGGCTTATGGAATAATATTCCTCTGCAACGACCAGGCAATAAAACGGAGGTCGCCCATGGAGCCCTCTTTCTGGCCAGCCCTTTGGCATCTTATGTTACTGGAACAACCCTTGTAATGGATGGTGGATCCTGGATGACCTCGCCCAATTACCTTCAAGCATCGCTGG ATGTGTGGACCTCTCAGACAAAGACTAGTAAATGA